A single genomic interval of Caballeronia sp. SL2Y3 harbors:
- a CDS encoding urea ABC transporter substrate-binding protein codes for MLLKPSGWMRLALTAGFALTSLASSAADPVKIGLLEDASGNFALATIPKIHATQLAVDEINAKGGILGRPVSLIAYDTQSDNTKFQELARRLVQTDKPDVIFGAFSSASREAIRPIMDRAHQLYWYDNQYEGGVCDTNTFVTGAVPEQQFSTLIPWMMQKYGKKVYTIAADYNFGQISAEWVRNIVKENGGTMVGEEFIPLSVSQFGQTIQNIQKAKPDFVVTLLVGANQASYYEQQASAHLNLPMASSVNVGQAYEHKRFKPPALKDMYVTANYVEEVDSPASNDFKKRFHAKFPNEPYINQEAANAYDAIYLYKAAVEKAKTTNQDAVRKALETGICTEGAQGKVCMDPKSHHASHTIYLVHVKDDHSVDIPKVWNDVQPYWLGKVGCDLPNKPDHRQYTPSNLPKKS; via the coding sequence ATGTTGCTGAAGCCGTCGGGCTGGATGCGTCTCGCCCTTACCGCAGGATTTGCACTGACTTCGCTCGCATCGAGTGCCGCCGATCCCGTTAAGATCGGCCTGCTGGAAGATGCCTCGGGAAACTTCGCACTGGCGACGATCCCGAAGATTCACGCCACGCAGCTCGCCGTCGATGAGATCAACGCCAAGGGCGGCATCCTCGGACGTCCGGTTTCACTGATCGCCTACGACACTCAGTCGGACAACACCAAGTTCCAGGAACTCGCACGGCGTCTCGTGCAGACCGACAAGCCGGATGTGATCTTCGGCGCCTTCTCCAGCGCATCGCGCGAGGCCATACGGCCCATCATGGATCGCGCGCATCAGCTTTACTGGTACGACAATCAGTACGAAGGCGGCGTTTGCGATACCAACACCTTCGTCACGGGCGCGGTCCCCGAGCAGCAATTCTCGACACTCATTCCGTGGATGATGCAGAAGTACGGCAAGAAGGTGTACACCATCGCCGCCGACTACAACTTCGGGCAGATTTCCGCCGAATGGGTGCGCAACATCGTCAAGGAGAACGGCGGCACGATGGTCGGCGAGGAATTCATTCCGCTGTCCGTATCGCAGTTCGGCCAGACGATTCAGAACATCCAGAAGGCCAAGCCCGACTTCGTCGTGACCTTGCTGGTCGGCGCGAATCAGGCTTCGTACTACGAACAGCAGGCGTCGGCCCATCTGAACCTGCCGATGGCGAGTTCGGTGAACGTCGGTCAGGCGTATGAGCACAAGCGCTTCAAACCGCCCGCGCTCAAGGACATGTACGTGACCGCGAACTATGTGGAAGAAGTCGATTCGCCCGCCAGCAACGACTTCAAGAAGCGCTTCCACGCGAAGTTCCCGAACGAGCCGTACATCAATCAGGAAGCGGCGAACGCGTACGACGCCATCTATCTCTACAAGGCGGCCGTCGAAAAGGCCAAGACGACGAATCAGGACGCGGTGCGCAAGGCGCTCGAAACCGGCATCTGCACGGAAGGCGCGCAAGGCAAGGTCTGCATGGACCCGAAGAGCCATCACGCGAGCCATACCATTTACCTCGTGCATGTGAAGGACGATCACTCGGTCGATATCCCGAAGGTCTGGAACGACGTCCAGCCGTACTGGCTAGGCAAGGTGGGCTGTGATTTGCCGAACAAGCCGGATCACCGCCAGTACACGCCGTCGAACCTGCCCAAGAAGTCCTGA
- a CDS encoding transporter substrate-binding domain-containing protein: protein MALSDPIRVGLLCSTSGSTALLEQSQWRGARLAVEEINARGGIGGRELVAIHYDPASDPAVFRELAERLIVKDGVNTIFGGYTSTSRKAMLPVVEKHNRLLIYAQMYEGFEYSDNIIYSGASPNQNGVQLADFMTETFGARVYFVGSSYVYPYECNRTMQELLLQHPEGAILGERYLSLDATREQFEQVVADIRRKSPDWIFSTVIGATVPYLYDAYAHADFDPSRMPIGSLNTSETEIHAMQRGIAAGHITAAPYFQSVDTEENHRAVAHHQSRYGSDTPTDMNWEAAYYQMHMFAEAYARSGSDEIGVIMPHLLGSEYAAPQGRVRIDPVNHHMALYPRIGRANADGQFTILRESKFAVGPDPYMTRQKLGDWVTKLSTREY from the coding sequence ATGGCTTTGTCCGATCCCATCCGAGTGGGCCTGCTGTGCTCGACGAGCGGCTCGACCGCCCTGCTCGAACAGTCTCAATGGCGCGGTGCGCGCCTCGCCGTCGAGGAAATCAATGCGCGCGGCGGCATTGGCGGGCGCGAGCTCGTCGCGATTCACTACGACCCCGCGTCCGATCCGGCCGTGTTCCGCGAGCTCGCCGAGCGGCTGATCGTGAAGGACGGCGTCAACACCATCTTCGGCGGTTACACGTCGACGAGCCGCAAGGCGATGCTGCCCGTCGTCGAGAAGCACAACCGGCTTCTCATCTACGCGCAGATGTACGAGGGCTTCGAGTATTCGGACAACATCATCTACAGCGGCGCGTCGCCCAATCAGAACGGCGTGCAGCTGGCGGACTTCATGACGGAGACCTTCGGCGCGCGCGTGTACTTCGTCGGTTCCAGCTACGTCTATCCGTACGAATGCAACCGCACCATGCAGGAACTGCTGCTTCAGCATCCCGAAGGCGCGATCCTCGGCGAACGGTATCTGTCGCTCGACGCCACGCGCGAGCAGTTCGAGCAAGTGGTCGCGGACATCCGGCGCAAGTCCCCGGACTGGATTTTCAGCACGGTCATCGGCGCGACGGTGCCGTATCTCTACGACGCCTACGCGCACGCCGACTTCGATCCCTCGCGCATGCCCATCGGCAGCCTGAATACATCGGAGACCGAAATACATGCGATGCAGCGCGGCATCGCGGCAGGGCACATCACGGCAGCGCCCTATTTTCAGAGCGTCGATACGGAAGAGAATCACCGCGCCGTGGCGCATCACCAGTCGCGCTACGGTTCGGACACCCCGACGGACATGAACTGGGAGGCTGCGTACTATCAAATGCATATGTTCGCCGAAGCCTACGCACGGTCGGGTTCCGACGAGATCGGCGTCATCATGCCGCATCTTCTCGGATCGGAATACGCGGCGCCGCAGGGCCGGGTGCGTATCGATCCCGTGAATCATCACATGGCGCTCTATCCGCGCATCGGCCGCGCGAACGCCGATGGCCAGTTCACCATTCTGCGCGAGTCGAAGTTCGCCGTCGGCCCCGACCCGTACATGACGCGCCAGAAGCTCGGGGACTGGGTCACGAAGCTGAGCACGCGAGAGTACTGA
- a CDS encoding ABC transporter ATP-binding protein has protein sequence MSALLQVSGVEAGYGGGRVLNGVSFGVGRGEVLALIGRNGVGKTTLMRALIGLIGLDGGTIELDGDDIGHEKPYVRAQRGMGYVPQGREIFGALTVAENLQVGAQANRAQAAQMKDKVVGYFPILKKRYQQKAGTMSGGEQQQLAIARALISSPKVVLLDEPSEGIQPSIVDLIGETLQQIAHETGIGVVLVEQDMGMVERIATRCCVMDKGRIVETLSPAQLADEQLIRQYLAL, from the coding sequence ATGAGTGCGTTGCTCCAGGTGTCGGGTGTGGAAGCGGGATATGGCGGCGGCCGCGTGCTCAACGGCGTGTCGTTCGGCGTCGGGCGGGGCGAAGTGCTCGCGCTGATCGGCCGCAACGGCGTCGGCAAGACGACGCTGATGCGCGCGTTGATCGGCCTGATCGGTCTCGACGGAGGAACGATCGAACTGGATGGCGATGACATCGGCCACGAGAAGCCCTACGTTCGCGCGCAGCGGGGCATGGGCTACGTGCCGCAGGGCCGCGAGATCTTCGGCGCGTTGACGGTTGCGGAGAACCTGCAGGTCGGCGCGCAGGCGAATCGCGCGCAGGCGGCGCAGATGAAGGATAAGGTCGTCGGCTACTTTCCGATTCTGAAGAAGCGCTACCAGCAGAAAGCGGGAACCATGAGCGGCGGCGAACAGCAGCAGCTTGCCATCGCGCGTGCGCTGATCAGTTCGCCGAAGGTCGTGTTGCTCGATGAGCCATCCGAAGGCATCCAGCCATCCATTGTCGATCTGATCGGCGAAACGCTTCAGCAAATCGCCCATGAAACAGGGATCGGCGTGGTGCTGGTCGAGCAGGACATGGGAATGGTCGAACGCATCGCGACGCGCTGCTGCGTGATGGACAAGGGCCGTATCGTCGAGACGCTGAGCCCGGCGCAGCTCGCGGACGAACAACTGATTCGCCAGTATCTGGCACTGTGA
- a CDS encoding ANTAR domain-containing response regulator codes for MSARTDRGQRSLTGSILERNARVVVFHPDDDDGLTLTNHLRRMGFQVERCWPPTDTLPEKTDLVFRALLPEERAPKGEWCGPDAPPVICVVAYENPTFIDQAIKMGSDGIVTTPIRASGLLSTVVMALYHAKRARQHTQRIARLEQKLLDSRHLQEAKSILMTMHRVSEREAYDMLRAQAMEKRVTIDDICHSVIQAGEVLQIARGLDSEDGRDRD; via the coding sequence GTGAGCGCGCGAACAGACAGAGGTCAGCGAAGCCTCACGGGTTCGATTCTCGAGCGCAATGCACGGGTTGTCGTTTTTCATCCGGACGACGACGACGGACTGACGCTCACGAATCATCTCCGGCGCATGGGCTTTCAGGTCGAGCGATGCTGGCCGCCCACCGACACGCTGCCCGAGAAGACCGATCTCGTGTTTCGGGCGTTGCTGCCCGAAGAGCGCGCGCCGAAGGGCGAGTGGTGCGGGCCGGATGCGCCGCCCGTCATCTGCGTGGTGGCGTACGAGAACCCGACCTTCATCGATCAGGCGATCAAGATGGGATCGGACGGCATCGTCACCACGCCGATTCGCGCCTCCGGCCTGCTGTCTACCGTGGTGATGGCGCTCTATCACGCGAAGCGCGCGCGTCAACATACGCAACGCATTGCGAGGCTCGAACAGAAGCTGCTCGACAGCCGGCACTTGCAGGAAGCCAAGAGCATCTTGATGACCATGCATCGCGTGAGCGAGCGCGAGGCTTACGACATGCTGCGCGCGCAGGCAATGGAAAAGCGCGTGACCATCGACGACATCTGTCATTCGGTCATTCAGGCGGGCGAAGTCTTGCAGATCGCGCGCGGGCTGGATTCGGAGGACGGGCGCGACAGGGATTGA
- a CDS encoding LysR family transcriptional regulator has protein sequence MVRLEDLQLFVRTAALGSFSNAAREADLLPGQVSAAILRLERELDVRLFARSTRSLKLTAEGEQYLPYAEEVLSMLHEGRERLHGERHALQGILRIAAPSDLGRNSLLRWLGAFRDLHPKLTLRLSLSDHVTDVFRDPVDVAIRYGSAEQASYVALALAVNNRRVLVASPEYLKRRGSPASLDELVLHDCLPYVLAGRVYDRWSFPFNGVRRQVTVRGTLLCDDAEIARRWAVEGRGIAYKSWLDVHDDVLAGRLQVLLPDQPGETVPLNLVCPHRRQFSPAVRYLHAHLSERVLPMSAAMREYASVRVE, from the coding sequence ATGGTCCGCCTGGAAGACCTGCAACTCTTTGTCAGAACCGCGGCGCTCGGCAGCTTTTCGAATGCGGCGAGGGAGGCAGACCTCCTGCCCGGCCAGGTCAGCGCGGCCATCTTGCGGCTGGAGCGAGAGCTCGACGTCCGGCTCTTCGCGCGGTCCACGCGCAGTCTCAAGCTCACCGCAGAAGGCGAGCAGTACCTTCCCTACGCGGAAGAAGTTCTCTCCATGCTCCATGAGGGCCGCGAACGTCTGCATGGAGAACGACATGCCCTGCAAGGCATCTTGCGTATCGCGGCGCCATCCGATCTGGGCCGCAATAGCCTGCTGCGTTGGCTGGGAGCGTTTCGCGATCTCCATCCGAAGCTGACCTTGCGGCTGTCGTTGTCGGATCATGTGACCGACGTCTTTCGCGATCCGGTGGACGTGGCCATCCGGTATGGGTCTGCGGAACAGGCGAGCTACGTTGCGCTTGCCCTTGCCGTGAACAACCGAAGGGTGTTGGTGGCCTCGCCGGAGTACCTCAAGCGGCGCGGCTCACCGGCTTCTCTCGATGAACTCGTGTTGCACGACTGCCTGCCCTATGTCCTGGCGGGGCGCGTCTACGACCGCTGGTCGTTTCCATTCAACGGCGTGCGGCGGCAGGTTACGGTGAGGGGCACGCTGCTGTGTGACGACGCGGAAATCGCAAGGCGATGGGCGGTGGAAGGCCGGGGCATCGCCTATAAATCGTGGCTCGACGTGCACGACGACGTGCTGGCCGGCCGATTGCAGGTTCTGTTGCCCGACCAACCGGGGGAAACGGTGCCGCTGAACCTCGTGTGTCCGCACCGCCGTCAGTTCTCGCCGGCGGTGAGATATCTTCATGCCCATCTCAGCGAACGGGTGCTGCCGATGAGCGCGGCCATGCGCGAGTACGCGAGCGTGCGCGTCGAATGA
- a CDS encoding acetamidase/formamidase family protein, producing MKWLEDSIMMKRGVGADREPVEHHLTEEMQKTYHYTIGPYSQPVLHVKPGDRVVVETRDAFEGKIKEETDKPSEVLQVPFLNPQNGPIMIEGAEKGDVVAVYIEKMAPRGDDPHGFCCMIPNFGGLTGTDYTALLNEPLPEVVRKIRIDEENVYWSKRNTLPYKPHIGTLSLSPEIDSINSLTPDNHGGNMDVPDMGPGSITYLPVRSPGGRLFIGDAHACQGDGEVCGTAVEYQSTTTVRVDLIKKWQIDWPRLENEDALMSIGSARPLEDATRIAYRELVLWMAAEYGFDKWDAYMMLSQVGKVRLGNFVDPKYTVGAMVAKHYLK from the coding sequence ATGAAATGGCTTGAAGACTCGATCATGATGAAGCGTGGCGTCGGCGCGGATCGCGAACCGGTGGAGCACCATCTGACCGAGGAAATGCAGAAGACGTATCACTACACCATCGGGCCGTACTCGCAGCCGGTGTTGCATGTGAAGCCAGGCGATCGCGTCGTGGTGGAAACGCGCGATGCGTTCGAAGGCAAGATCAAAGAGGAGACCGACAAGCCGTCCGAAGTGCTGCAGGTGCCGTTCCTCAATCCGCAGAACGGCCCGATCATGATCGAGGGCGCGGAGAAGGGCGATGTGGTCGCCGTGTACATCGAAAAGATGGCGCCGCGCGGTGACGATCCGCATGGCTTCTGCTGCATGATTCCCAACTTCGGCGGACTGACGGGCACGGACTACACCGCGCTTCTGAACGAGCCGCTGCCGGAAGTGGTGCGCAAGATCAGGATCGACGAAGAAAACGTGTACTGGAGCAAGCGCAATACGCTGCCGTACAAGCCGCACATCGGCACGCTGAGTCTTTCGCCGGAGATCGACTCCATCAATTCGCTCACGCCCGACAACCACGGCGGCAACATGGACGTGCCCGACATGGGACCGGGCAGCATCACGTACTTGCCGGTGCGCTCGCCGGGCGGGCGGCTCTTCATCGGCGATGCGCACGCCTGTCAGGGCGACGGCGAAGTCTGCGGCACGGCGGTCGAATATCAGAGCACGACGACCGTGCGCGTCGATCTCATCAAGAAGTGGCAGATCGACTGGCCGCGGCTCGAAAACGAAGACGCGCTGATGAGCATCGGCAGCGCGCGGCCGCTGGAAGACGCGACCCGCATTGCCTATCGCGAACTGGTGCTGTGGATGGCCGCGGAATACGGCTTCGACAAGTGGGACGCGTACATGATGCTGAGTCAGGTCGGCAAGGTTCGACTGGGCAATTTTGTCGATCCAAAATACACGGTTGGCGCGATGGTCGCCAAGCACTACCTCAAGTAA
- a CDS encoding SDR family NAD(P)-dependent oxidoreductase, translating to MDLQLKGLKAIVTGGTKGIGLAIARTLATEGADVAICARDEASVAATASALSELSGARASGAAVDVSDGAALKAWVERVGAEWGGLDIVVANVSALAIGNDLESWRKEFETDLLGTVNLVDAAMPYLTASKAASIVAISSVSAREIDFAAGPYGVFKAAIVHYMQGLANQLASKGIRANTVSPGNVYFEGGVWDWIEHNDPTLFERALALNPTGRMARPQEIANAVAFVASPAASFVSGANIVVDGALTRGVQL from the coding sequence ATGGACCTGCAACTGAAGGGCTTGAAAGCGATCGTGACCGGCGGGACCAAGGGCATCGGTCTCGCGATCGCGCGGACGCTGGCTACCGAGGGCGCCGATGTGGCCATCTGCGCGCGCGACGAAGCGAGCGTCGCGGCGACGGCGAGCGCGCTATCCGAACTGAGCGGCGCGCGGGCGTCGGGTGCCGCCGTCGATGTCTCCGATGGCGCCGCGCTGAAGGCGTGGGTCGAACGTGTCGGCGCGGAGTGGGGCGGGCTGGATATCGTCGTGGCCAACGTGAGCGCGCTTGCCATCGGCAACGACCTCGAATCGTGGCGCAAGGAGTTCGAAACCGATCTGCTCGGCACGGTCAATCTCGTCGATGCCGCCATGCCTTATCTCACCGCGAGCAAGGCGGCGTCGATCGTCGCCATATCGAGCGTGTCGGCTCGCGAGATCGACTTCGCGGCCGGACCTTATGGCGTCTTCAAGGCCGCAATCGTGCACTACATGCAGGGGCTCGCGAATCAACTCGCCTCGAAGGGCATTCGCGCGAACACGGTCTCGCCGGGCAACGTGTACTTCGAAGGCGGCGTGTGGGACTGGATCGAGCATAACGATCCGACGCTGTTCGAGCGGGCGCTGGCGTTGAATCCGACCGGTCGCATGGCGAGGCCGCAGGAGATCGCCAATGCAGTGGCGTTCGTCGCCAGTCCGGCAGCGAGCTTCGTGAGCGGCGCGAACATCGTCGTCGACGGCGCGCTCACACGCGGCGTACAACTCTGA
- a CDS encoding ABC transporter permease: MKQTKEPSRLFPARATRAVQYVPWLVGLALPLVVDATTSGNLAYCLLWAFGAVGLAAMWGYGGILSFGQTAFFGLAGYSYGIFTLNYGDAWFDSWLGLVAGLAVSVVVAALIGYMIFYGRIKGVFIGIVTLSVTLVLETFMSQTAGPQWAIGEARLNGYNGMGGMPPLTIPWPGGPLTLENASFYYLVLILLIVVYAAMRRLLDGTFGLTLIAIRENPQRAEMLGVDIRRHQLLVFVLGCTLGGLSGALYTVWGSYITPSTMGLTSAAMPVIWVATSGRKSIGGTVLGTALLVWLSQNLAVYGSQYALILLGAILLIVVLAAPEGLLPFVTRHLRRLSRRPGQDARLGGACLKREEGKS; the protein is encoded by the coding sequence GTGAAGCAAACGAAAGAGCCTTCGCGGCTGTTCCCGGCCCGCGCCACGCGCGCGGTCCAGTACGTGCCATGGCTCGTGGGGCTCGCGCTGCCGCTCGTCGTGGACGCCACCACGAGCGGCAATCTCGCCTACTGCCTGTTGTGGGCCTTCGGCGCGGTCGGCCTCGCCGCGATGTGGGGCTATGGCGGCATCCTGTCGTTCGGGCAGACGGCCTTCTTCGGCTTGGCGGGCTACAGCTACGGCATCTTCACGCTGAACTACGGCGATGCCTGGTTCGATTCGTGGCTGGGTCTCGTCGCTGGACTGGCGGTGAGCGTCGTCGTGGCGGCGCTGATCGGCTACATGATCTTCTACGGCCGCATCAAGGGCGTGTTCATCGGTATCGTCACGCTGTCGGTGACGCTCGTGCTCGAAACGTTCATGTCGCAGACGGCTGGCCCGCAGTGGGCGATCGGCGAAGCGCGTCTGAACGGCTACAACGGCATGGGCGGCATGCCGCCGCTCACGATCCCGTGGCCTGGCGGCCCGCTGACGCTGGAAAACGCGAGCTTCTACTACCTCGTGCTGATCCTGTTGATCGTGGTCTATGCCGCGATGCGCAGGCTGCTCGACGGCACGTTCGGGCTCACGCTCATCGCCATTCGCGAGAACCCGCAGCGCGCCGAGATGCTGGGCGTCGACATCCGCCGGCATCAGCTTCTGGTATTCGTGCTCGGGTGTACGCTCGGCGGATTGTCGGGCGCGCTGTACACGGTCTGGGGCTCGTACATCACGCCGTCGACGATGGGCCTCACCTCCGCCGCCATGCCCGTCATCTGGGTGGCGACGTCGGGCAGGAAGAGCATCGGCGGAACTGTTCTCGGGACCGCGCTGCTGGTGTGGCTTTCGCAGAATCTCGCGGTGTACGGCAGCCAGTACGCGCTCATCCTGCTCGGCGCGATTCTCTTGATCGTCGTGCTGGCCGCGCCGGAAGGTCTGCTGCCGTTCGTGACACGGCATCTGCGGCGTCTGAGCCGCCGCCCGGGTCAGGATGCGCGTCTCGGCGGCGCATGTCTTAAACGTGAGGAGGGCAAGTCATGA
- a CDS encoding zinc-binding alcohol dehydrogenase family protein, with product MKAVVYTQHGLPADHPDALVDFDLPTPEPAPHDLLVKIEAIAVNPVDTKVRMGSPAEAPRVLGWDAVGTVEAVGDKVSMFARGDKVFYAGSIARPGAYAQYALVDERIAGRKPATLSNAQAAALPLTSLTAWELLFDRLGVAENGGAGDALLIVGAAGGVGSMLTQLARRLTNLRVIGTASRPETREWVEALGAHDVIDHSQPLLEGLRRIGSPQVRYVASLTQTDLHYPQLVEALMPQGRLGVIDDPDTLDAMPLKRKSISLHWELMFTRSLFETADMVRQHEILNRVSALIDDGTLRTTMADHFGTINATNLRRAHALIESGRARGKIVLENF from the coding sequence ATGAAAGCAGTGGTCTATACGCAGCACGGCCTTCCCGCCGACCATCCCGACGCTCTCGTCGATTTCGACCTGCCGACGCCTGAACCGGCGCCGCACGACCTGCTGGTGAAAATCGAGGCGATCGCCGTCAATCCGGTGGATACCAAAGTGCGCATGGGCTCGCCGGCCGAAGCGCCGCGCGTGCTCGGCTGGGACGCGGTCGGAACCGTCGAGGCCGTGGGCGACAAGGTGTCGATGTTCGCGCGAGGCGACAAGGTCTTCTACGCGGGAAGCATTGCCCGCCCCGGCGCGTATGCGCAATACGCGCTCGTCGACGAGCGCATTGCCGGCCGCAAGCCCGCCACGCTCTCGAACGCGCAAGCCGCAGCGCTTCCGTTGACGTCGCTGACTGCGTGGGAACTGCTCTTCGACCGGCTCGGCGTGGCGGAGAACGGAGGCGCGGGGGACGCGCTGCTAATCGTCGGCGCGGCTGGCGGCGTCGGCTCGATGCTCACACAGCTCGCACGCCGCCTCACCAACCTGCGCGTCATTGGCACCGCTTCCCGCCCCGAAACGCGTGAATGGGTCGAAGCACTCGGCGCGCATGACGTGATCGATCACTCGCAACCTTTGCTGGAAGGCCTGCGCCGTATCGGCTCGCCGCAGGTGCGTTACGTCGCGAGCCTGACACAGACGGACCTTCACTATCCGCAGCTTGTCGAGGCACTCATGCCTCAAGGCCGGCTCGGCGTCATCGACGACCCCGACACGCTCGATGCCATGCCGCTCAAGCGCAAGTCCATTTCGCTGCATTGGGAGCTGATGTTCACGCGGTCGCTGTTCGAAACCGCCGACATGGTCAGGCAACACGAGATTCTCAACCGCGTGTCGGCGCTCATCGACGACGGCACGCTGCGCACCACGATGGCCGACCACTTCGGAACCATCAACGCAACGAACCTGCGCCGCGCTCATGCGCTCATCGAGAGCGGTCGTGCTCGCGGAAAAATCGTGCTGGAAAACTTCTAG
- a CDS encoding ABC transporter ATP-binding protein, with amino-acid sequence MTTLLETRGLKKHFGGAHVINGIDFSIDAGEIRCVIGPNGAGKSTFFKLITGEHRPSEGSVMFLGQDMSHVLPHERIRMGMSIKFQIPGVFPDLSVRQHLQLSLHRAKDDRPESLDELLQRFMLEDEEHVLARNLSHGKKQWLEIAMAVSLRPKLLFLDEPVAGMSVEETHATGELIKRLSAAGLTMMVVEHDMTFVKQIASRVTVLHGGSLLADGPLDEILARDDVAEVYLGKKK; translated from the coding sequence ATGACCACGCTCCTGGAAACGCGCGGACTCAAGAAGCACTTCGGCGGCGCGCATGTCATCAACGGCATCGACTTCAGTATCGATGCAGGCGAGATCCGCTGCGTGATCGGCCCCAACGGCGCGGGCAAGAGCACGTTCTTCAAGCTCATCACCGGAGAGCACCGGCCGTCCGAGGGCAGCGTGATGTTTCTCGGCCAGGACATGAGTCATGTGCTGCCGCACGAACGCATTCGCATGGGCATGAGCATCAAGTTCCAGATTCCCGGCGTGTTCCCGGATCTGAGCGTGCGCCAGCATCTGCAGTTGTCGCTGCATCGCGCGAAGGACGACCGGCCCGAAAGCCTCGATGAGCTGTTGCAGCGCTTCATGCTGGAAGACGAGGAGCATGTGCTCGCTCGCAATCTGTCGCACGGCAAAAAGCAATGGCTCGAAATCGCCATGGCGGTCTCGCTGCGTCCGAAGCTGCTCTTTCTCGATGAACCCGTTGCGGGCATGTCCGTCGAGGAAACGCATGCGACCGGCGAACTCATCAAGCGTCTCTCGGCGGCCGGCCTCACGATGATGGTCGTCGAACACGACATGACCTTCGTCAAGCAGATCGCCTCGCGGGTGACGGTGCTCCACGGAGGAAGCCTGCTCGCCGATGGTCCGCTCGACGAGATCCTCGCCCGCGACGATGTGGCGGAAGTCTATCTGGGGAAGAAAAAATGA
- a CDS encoding branched-chain amino acid ABC transporter permease — protein MATFSVLYSLIYQFGDSFAYLVLAALGLAVIFGMMGVINLAHGEFIMCGAYVTIIAAKRGLPLPLAMLLGALAAALAGVVIERLVIRHLYDRLFDSVVATWAISLIVQQTMLLVAGPSIEGIGTPFGSFSLGDYSFSTYRALLPGIALAILFGLYVLFFKTNYGVCARATIQNANIAQCLGLRTDRLYTLTFALGAGLAGLTGALYAPTMTAVPTMGSNFIVQAFVSVVVGGANVIAGTTPAAAVLAVIQTALTASYGQLFGQIGLLVTVIVVIRLMPQGLGNLFSRAR, from the coding sequence ATGGCCACCTTTTCCGTTCTCTACTCGCTCATCTATCAGTTCGGCGACAGCTTCGCCTATCTGGTGCTCGCGGCGCTCGGTCTCGCGGTGATCTTCGGCATGATGGGCGTGATCAATCTCGCGCACGGCGAGTTCATCATGTGCGGCGCGTATGTGACGATCATCGCGGCCAAGCGCGGGTTGCCGCTTCCGCTCGCCATGCTGCTCGGCGCGCTCGCGGCGGCGCTCGCGGGTGTCGTGATCGAACGGCTCGTCATTCGTCACCTGTACGACCGCTTGTTCGATTCCGTTGTGGCGACGTGGGCCATCAGCCTCATCGTGCAACAGACCATGCTGCTCGTCGCCGGTCCTTCGATAGAAGGCATCGGCACGCCGTTCGGCTCGTTCTCGCTCGGCGACTATTCGTTTTCGACATATCGCGCGCTGTTGCCGGGCATTGCGCTCGCCATCCTGTTCGGGCTGTACGTGCTGTTCTTCAAGACGAACTACGGCGTCTGCGCCCGCGCCACGATTCAGAACGCCAACATCGCGCAATGTCTGGGGCTGCGCACGGACCGGCTCTACACGCTGACTTTCGCGCTCGGCGCGGGGCTCGCCGGGCTGACCGGCGCGCTGTATGCGCCGACCATGACCGCAGTGCCGACGATGGGCAGCAACTTCATCGTGCAGGCGTTCGTGTCGGTGGTCGTCGGCGGCGCGAACGTGATCGCCGGGACGACGCCCGCTGCGGCCGTGCTTGCCGTCATCCAGACCGCGCTTACGGCCTCGTATGGTCAGTTGTTCGGACAGATCGGCTTGCTGGTGACGGTCATCGTGGTGATCCGGCTGATGCCGCAAGGTCTCGGCAACCTCTTTTCCCGCGCGCGCTAG